One stretch of Schlesneria sp. DSM 10557 DNA includes these proteins:
- a CDS encoding DUF1571 domain-containing protein, whose protein sequence is MKIITYRTLGILSAMAFGTIGRLPFVQLDTDTEVQLLRRVRAEEAQRDRFAFRPAERVAGQSRGSTGLERDASPSTMTFAEGDPHAVLKKKVDLLEKGYTYLQEKPDYTAMLTKQEVVQGQLLDEQRILLKCRHKPFSVYLNWHQGDVGREVIYVEGKHNGRMIAHDGGWKSRIPAFFLEPDCALAMSGARYPITSAGLLGLVETMLKAHQEDLTKLTVKSCSHLEDGELEGRPCHVFQTTYKSREISPTYRKSITFIDKEWNVPCLSKHYEWPAKEGADEAKIDEVTLIELYHFSEIRFDQSLSDSDFDSTNPEYRFR, encoded by the coding sequence ATGAAAATTATCACCTATCGCACACTAGGCATCCTCTCTGCGATGGCCTTCGGGACGATTGGTAGGTTGCCATTTGTCCAACTTGATACTGATACCGAAGTCCAGCTCCTGCGTCGCGTCCGTGCAGAAGAGGCACAGCGTGATCGGTTCGCCTTCAGGCCGGCTGAACGAGTTGCAGGGCAAAGTCGTGGTAGCACCGGTTTAGAGCGGGACGCCTCACCCTCGACAATGACGTTTGCTGAAGGTGATCCGCATGCAGTGCTGAAGAAAAAAGTTGATCTTCTGGAAAAAGGTTATACCTACCTGCAGGAGAAACCGGATTACACAGCCATGTTGACGAAGCAGGAAGTCGTCCAGGGGCAGTTGCTCGACGAGCAACGGATCTTGCTCAAGTGTCGTCACAAACCCTTCAGCGTGTACCTGAATTGGCATCAGGGAGATGTCGGACGAGAGGTGATTTACGTCGAAGGGAAGCACAATGGGAGGATGATTGCCCATGACGGGGGGTGGAAGTCTCGTATACCCGCGTTCTTCCTCGAACCAGACTGTGCTCTCGCAATGAGCGGTGCACGCTACCCGATTACCTCAGCAGGTCTGTTAGGACTCGTCGAAACCATGCTCAAGGCGCACCAAGAAGATCTCACAAAGCTGACCGTCAAATCATGTTCACACCTGGAAGATGGCGAGCTTGAGGGACGCCCCTGTCATGTCTTCCAGACAACGTACAAATCGCGAGAAATTTCTCCCACCTACCGAAAGTCGATTACTTTTATCGACAAGGAGTGGAACGTACCATGCCTGTCGAAGCACTATGAATGGCCCGCAAAGGAGGGTGCTGACGAGGCAAAGATCGACGAGGTAACTCTCATCGAGTTATACCACTTTTCCGAAATTCGCTTTGATCAGTCATTAAGTGATTCTGACTTTGATTCGACCAATCCCGAGTACCGTTTCCGATAA
- a CDS encoding DUF4142 domain-containing protein, whose protein sequence is MMRKWISVSACSAALCLCSVTGAQQTNNNPPPQTTPNRSDAATQHDQRSDWKSADHTLATCVAIANQEEIAIAKFAQEKARSSDVKEFAKMLVKDHQAFLEKLEKFAPEAARDGYLHEKHEPSTNDKTRAGADKTTGVEAKVGLAGGTVKASAGKVQQTAGTEETADRHHGVNFIQLHREIAAECVRNAKEMLTEKEEDKFDECFVGHQIAAHAAMKTKLTVFERHASSELKDVLAKGAETTERHMKKAEELMKELAHADSSSKRDSSSSKKE, encoded by the coding sequence ATGATGCGAAAATGGATTAGCGTTAGCGCATGTAGTGCAGCTTTGTGTCTTTGCAGCGTTACCGGAGCCCAGCAGACAAACAACAATCCACCGCCGCAAACAACGCCCAATCGATCGGATGCCGCCACACAGCACGACCAGCGGTCAGACTGGAAGTCCGCCGACCACACATTGGCAACGTGCGTCGCGATAGCAAATCAGGAAGAGATCGCGATCGCCAAGTTTGCACAGGAGAAAGCGCGCAGCTCGGACGTGAAAGAGTTTGCGAAGATGCTTGTGAAAGACCATCAGGCCTTTCTTGAAAAGCTGGAAAAATTTGCCCCGGAAGCCGCTCGAGATGGCTATCTACATGAAAAGCATGAACCCTCCACCAACGATAAAACCCGCGCTGGCGCAGACAAGACCACGGGAGTCGAGGCAAAGGTTGGTCTGGCAGGCGGGACCGTGAAAGCATCAGCTGGCAAGGTTCAGCAGACCGCAGGTACCGAAGAAACGGCTGACCGGCATCATGGAGTCAACTTCATTCAGTTGCATCGTGAGATCGCGGCAGAATGCGTCCGCAACGCAAAGGAGATGCTGACCGAAAAAGAGGAAGACAAGTTCGATGAATGCTTCGTGGGACATCAGATTGCCGCCCACGCCGCAATGAAGACCAAGCTGACCGTGTTTGAACGTCACGCTTCAAGCGAACTTAAAGACGTCCTGGCGAAGGGTGCCGAAACCACCGAACGCCACATGAAGAAGGCGGAAGAGCTGATGAAAGAACTGGCCCATGCGGACAGTTCTTCCAAGCGAGATTCTTCCAGTTCAAAGAAGGAATAG
- a CDS encoding efflux RND transporter permease subunit has product MFSKFFIERPIFANVIAIVTMLVGIVAGISLPIEQYPEITPPTVQVAAVYPGANAEVLSDTVAGPIEQEINGVENMLYMSSSCSSNGSYTLTVTFEVGTNLDDAQVLVQNRVAVAMPRLPQEVQRQGVTTKKQSTNITLVASLISPDGTYDDLYLSNFATLRVKDALTRLDGVGDVQVIGGGTYGMRIWISPDSLKARNLTTEDVLAAIREQNVQVAAGQVGQAPTPREQGFQYNVMVQGRLSDPSQFENIIIKSVSDDRSGMRVTRVKDVARVELGAQTYDQWCEIGGRPAASLLVYQLPGANALRVAENVKEAMHELERNFPEGIKAEIPFDTTIFVDESIHEVYKTLAEAGVLVLVVILVFLQDWRATLIPATTVPVTLIGAFAAMGALGFSINMLTLFGLVLAIGIVVDDAIVIVENAVHHIDHDKLSPKNATIVAMGEVIGPVMGITLVLMAVFLPTAFMGGITGQLYRQFALTIAATAVISALNAVTLKPAQCAVYLRPTPEKKNLFYRVFNRVYDWTEGVYTAIVKVAVRQIVLMMLLFVGLVGLTGWWFVQLPTGFVPTEDQGYAIVAIQLPDAASQERTREVTRKVNAILAETPGVRTWFLLGGMSLLDSSVTSNAATMFITFTSFEDRAHHPELSQDAILGNLMGKFQSVREAMILAFPPPGIRGLGVAGGFEMKIEDRGGVGLPELQSVVQEMVHAAGGQTSLSRVQSTFRSGVPQIYVDIDRVKAKSLGVPLDTIFGTMQAALGSAYVNDFNKFGKTYQVRVQADQQFRLHPEDIGRLEVRNREGRMIPLGTLATIRKTLGPQIVPRYNLFPSATINGAAAPGVSSGQALQLMEQMAEAKLPSSMGYEWTGMSLQEKLVGSQAIYVFALGVLMVYLVLAAQYESWLMPAAVIMVVPLALLGTVIAVWVRGMDNNIYTQIGIVLIIALASKNAILIVEFARELRMKGRSIIDAAVEASRMRFRPILMTSFAFILGIVPLINATGAGAASRRALGTAVFGGMIAATVLAVFFVPVFYVLMQRMAEFRKKDQPQDGASVHHDPAGSHAEVTPVLVASNSQH; this is encoded by the coding sequence ATGTTCTCGAAGTTCTTTATTGAGCGGCCGATCTTCGCCAATGTGATCGCCATCGTCACGATGCTGGTCGGTATCGTTGCGGGGATCTCGCTGCCGATTGAGCAGTATCCCGAAATTACACCCCCTACCGTGCAAGTTGCGGCGGTCTATCCAGGTGCCAATGCGGAAGTTCTTTCCGATACGGTCGCAGGCCCCATCGAGCAGGAAATCAACGGTGTCGAGAACATGCTTTACATGTCCTCGTCCTGTTCGAGTAACGGCTCTTACACGCTGACCGTCACCTTCGAGGTGGGAACGAACCTCGACGACGCTCAGGTTCTGGTCCAGAACCGTGTTGCCGTCGCGATGCCGCGACTTCCTCAGGAAGTGCAGCGGCAAGGGGTCACGACCAAGAAACAATCGACGAACATCACTCTCGTTGCGTCACTGATTTCGCCAGACGGAACCTATGATGACCTGTATCTGAGTAACTTTGCGACTTTGCGAGTCAAAGACGCGCTGACTCGGCTGGATGGGGTTGGCGATGTGCAGGTCATTGGTGGCGGTACTTACGGCATGCGAATCTGGATCAGTCCGGATTCGCTGAAGGCACGTAACCTGACCACAGAAGACGTTCTGGCTGCGATTCGCGAACAGAATGTGCAGGTTGCGGCGGGGCAGGTAGGCCAGGCGCCAACGCCCCGTGAACAGGGCTTTCAGTACAACGTGATGGTTCAAGGGCGGTTGAGCGATCCGTCTCAGTTTGAAAATATCATCATCAAGTCGGTTTCGGACGATCGCTCCGGGATGCGAGTGACGCGGGTGAAGGACGTCGCCCGCGTCGAACTGGGGGCTCAGACCTACGACCAGTGGTGTGAGATCGGCGGACGCCCGGCGGCAAGTTTGCTCGTCTATCAGTTGCCGGGAGCAAATGCACTTCGCGTGGCCGAGAACGTCAAAGAAGCGATGCACGAACTGGAACGGAACTTCCCCGAGGGGATTAAGGCCGAAATTCCCTTCGATACGACAATCTTCGTCGATGAGTCAATTCACGAGGTTTATAAGACACTGGCCGAAGCAGGTGTACTGGTGCTGGTGGTGATTCTGGTCTTCCTGCAGGACTGGCGAGCCACGCTGATTCCTGCAACGACCGTCCCGGTGACCTTGATTGGCGCATTTGCCGCCATGGGGGCCCTGGGCTTCTCGATTAACATGCTGACGCTCTTCGGTCTGGTGCTTGCCATTGGTATCGTTGTGGACGACGCCATCGTGATCGTCGAAAACGCGGTGCACCACATTGACCATGATAAACTGAGTCCCAAAAACGCGACGATTGTCGCGATGGGCGAGGTGATCGGGCCGGTGATGGGGATTACGCTTGTGCTGATGGCCGTGTTCCTTCCCACCGCATTCATGGGGGGCATCACGGGGCAGCTCTATCGCCAGTTCGCACTCACCATCGCCGCGACGGCCGTGATCAGCGCGTTAAACGCAGTGACGCTGAAGCCGGCTCAATGTGCCGTGTATCTGCGGCCAACTCCTGAGAAGAAGAATCTCTTCTACCGCGTCTTTAACCGTGTGTACGACTGGACCGAAGGGGTCTACACGGCGATCGTGAAAGTTGCGGTGCGGCAGATCGTACTGATGATGCTGCTCTTTGTCGGGCTGGTCGGGTTGACGGGATGGTGGTTCGTACAGCTTCCGACCGGCTTCGTGCCCACGGAAGATCAGGGGTACGCGATTGTTGCCATCCAGCTACCTGATGCTGCATCACAAGAGCGTACTCGCGAAGTGACCCGCAAGGTGAACGCGATTCTGGCCGAGACTCCCGGCGTTCGGACCTGGTTCCTGCTGGGGGGAATGTCGCTGCTCGATTCGTCGGTGACTTCGAACGCGGCCACGATGTTCATTACCTTCACCTCCTTTGAAGATCGGGCCCACCATCCGGAACTCAGCCAGGATGCCATTCTTGGCAACCTGATGGGGAAGTTTCAGTCCGTGCGCGAGGCGATGATTCTGGCGTTTCCACCCCCAGGGATCCGTGGTTTGGGGGTCGCCGGGGGATTTGAAATGAAGATCGAAGATCGCGGTGGTGTCGGGCTGCCGGAACTGCAAAGCGTCGTACAGGAAATGGTGCACGCAGCGGGAGGTCAGACTAGCTTAAGCCGTGTTCAGTCGACGTTCCGCTCTGGTGTTCCCCAGATCTATGTCGATATCGACCGGGTCAAAGCCAAAAGCCTTGGGGTGCCTCTCGATACGATCTTCGGCACGATGCAGGCGGCACTCGGTTCGGCCTACGTGAACGACTTCAATAAATTTGGAAAGACCTATCAGGTTCGCGTGCAGGCGGATCAGCAGTTCCGCTTACATCCGGAAGACATCGGTCGACTGGAAGTCCGTAACCGCGAAGGTCGGATGATCCCGCTGGGGACACTGGCGACGATTCGCAAGACGCTGGGACCGCAGATTGTCCCCCGTTACAACCTGTTTCCTTCCGCGACGATTAACGGGGCGGCGGCTCCGGGCGTCAGTTCGGGACAGGCCCTGCAACTGATGGAGCAGATGGCCGAAGCCAAACTCCCCTCCTCCATGGGTTACGAATGGACGGGGATGTCGCTCCAGGAAAAACTGGTCGGATCGCAGGCGATCTACGTTTTTGCTCTGGGGGTGCTGATGGTCTATCTCGTGCTGGCCGCCCAGTACGAAAGCTGGCTGATGCCGGCGGCGGTCATCATGGTCGTGCCACTGGCGCTGCTGGGGACTGTGATCGCTGTCTGGGTTCGCGGGATGGATAACAATATCTATACGCAGATTGGAATCGTCCTGATTATTGCTCTGGCAAGTAAGAATGCGATTCTGATTGTGGAGTTTGCTCGGGAACTGCGCATGAAAGGCAGGTCGATCATCGATGCTGCGGTCGAAGCCAGCCGGATGCGGTTCCGACCGATTCTGATGACTTCGTTTGCGTTCATCCTCGGGATCGTTCCGTTGATCAACGCGACGGGGGCCGGTGCCGCGAGCCGGCGGGCATTGGGAACCGCTGTGTTCGGAGGGATGATTGCGGCGACGGTACTGGCAGTCTTCTTCGTGCCTGTGTTCTATGTACTGATGCAGCGAATGGCTGAGTTCCGTAAAAAGGATCAGCCCCAAGACGGGGCCTCTGTCCATCATGATCCCGCTGGCTCACACGCCGAAGTAACCCCGGTGCTCGTTGCGTCGAACTCTCAGCATTGA
- a CDS encoding SDR family oxidoreductase, protein MTEIPYASGSPMPAQQQEHPGLESRMKPLPQYKAPRYRGSAKLLDKVALITGGDSGIGRAVAVLYAREGADVAIVYLPAEQSDAEETRDAVEEEGRKALLIPGDVTDPEFCRSAVERTVRDLGRIDILVNNAAYQESAERLEDITHAQWDLTFRTNIYGYFYMAQAALPYMNEEGSIINCGSITGLEGNKTLIDYAATKGAIHAFTKSLAQNLVDRKIRVNCVAPGPIWTVLQPVSKPAQDVAEHGLKSPMQRPGQPEEVAPAFVFFASNADSSYISGEVLTLLGGETRAS, encoded by the coding sequence ATGACTGAAATCCCGTACGCATCCGGTAGTCCCATGCCCGCACAGCAGCAGGAGCACCCCGGGCTGGAATCCCGGATGAAGCCACTGCCACAGTACAAGGCTCCACGCTATCGCGGATCGGCGAAGCTGCTCGATAAAGTGGCCCTGATCACCGGGGGCGATTCAGGGATTGGTCGCGCCGTCGCGGTACTCTACGCGCGTGAAGGAGCCGACGTTGCGATCGTTTACCTGCCCGCCGAACAGTCGGATGCCGAGGAAACACGTGATGCCGTCGAGGAGGAAGGTCGCAAGGCGTTATTGATTCCGGGCGATGTAACGGATCCCGAGTTTTGCCGTTCGGCAGTAGAGAGAACCGTTCGGGATTTGGGACGGATCGATATTCTGGTGAATAATGCCGCCTATCAGGAATCCGCTGAACGGTTGGAGGATATCACTCACGCTCAATGGGATTTGACCTTTCGGACGAACATTTATGGGTACTTCTACATGGCGCAGGCCGCCCTGCCCTACATGAATGAAGAAGGAAGCATTATCAATTGCGGTTCAATTACCGGTCTGGAGGGGAATAAGACACTGATCGACTATGCTGCGACCAAAGGGGCCATCCATGCTTTTACCAAGTCGCTGGCACAGAATCTGGTGGACCGCAAAATACGGGTGAATTGTGTCGCTCCCGGGCCAATCTGGACAGTTCTGCAACCGGTATCCAAACCCGCTCAGGATGTGGCGGAGCATGGCCTGAAGTCGCCGATGCAGCGGCCTGGTCAGCCAGAAGAAGTCGCGCCCGCATTCGTCTTCTTTGCGTCGAATGCGGACTCAAGCTACATCAGCGGGGAAGTCCTGACCCTCCTCGGGGGTGAGACCAGGGCGAGCTGA
- a CDS encoding efflux RND transporter periplasmic adaptor subunit, protein MSIRKTGMALWLAMAAAGCGAPNAYIEPPPPEVTVSNPIKRTVTEYLEFSGMTQPMETVEIRARVKGFLKEKHFVEGAEVKKGQLLLVIDEETFQIQLDAARTRLREAQAALQQATVSKSREVARARVNLSESEVRLARQEEQRVRGLFQKQIATESDMDQASSTRKSRDADLESAKANLEQALATYETTILTCEAQVESAKIAVQNAQLDLSYCRMSAPIDGRISHINVDIGNLVGDGQSSVLATIVKMNPIYAYATISESDVLRTPALTKFGSESTDSEAEPVPVELGLASQNGFPAQGQINYTDPGLDAGTGTLRVRGVFQNEDRSLLPGMFVRMRIPVVERVDALLVPERALGTDQSGQYLLVVAADGTVEYRPVRTGVSVDGLRVVEGQISLSDQLIVDGLLRARPGAKVSPKTEPAPATVSLTTGAGRR, encoded by the coding sequence GTGTCTATACGAAAGACGGGAATGGCACTTTGGCTGGCGATGGCTGCTGCGGGCTGCGGTGCGCCGAATGCCTATATCGAGCCTCCCCCTCCCGAAGTGACCGTCAGTAATCCGATCAAACGGACGGTGACCGAGTATCTGGAATTCAGCGGTATGACGCAGCCGATGGAGACGGTTGAGATTCGGGCTCGCGTCAAAGGCTTTCTGAAAGAGAAGCACTTCGTGGAAGGTGCCGAAGTGAAGAAAGGCCAACTGCTTCTGGTGATCGACGAAGAGACCTTCCAGATCCAGTTGGATGCCGCCCGGACGCGCCTGCGCGAAGCACAAGCGGCCCTGCAGCAGGCCACCGTTTCGAAATCTCGCGAAGTGGCCCGAGCTCGTGTGAATCTGAGTGAATCGGAAGTGCGACTGGCACGCCAGGAAGAACAGCGCGTTCGCGGACTGTTCCAGAAGCAGATCGCAACTGAGTCAGACATGGATCAGGCATCCTCGACACGCAAGTCACGCGATGCCGATCTGGAATCGGCGAAGGCGAATCTGGAGCAGGCACTGGCCACCTACGAGACCACCATTCTGACCTGCGAAGCGCAGGTCGAGTCAGCCAAGATCGCGGTTCAGAATGCGCAGCTGGATCTCAGCTACTGCCGCATGTCGGCACCGATCGATGGTCGGATCAGTCACATCAATGTCGATATCGGAAACCTGGTCGGTGACGGACAATCGTCGGTGCTCGCCACCATCGTCAAGATGAATCCGATTTACGCTTACGCGACGATCAGCGAATCCGATGTTCTGCGGACCCCCGCGCTGACAAAATTCGGATCCGAAAGCACCGATTCCGAGGCCGAGCCAGTTCCTGTTGAACTGGGGCTGGCCAGTCAAAACGGGTTCCCTGCACAGGGCCAGATTAACTACACCGATCCCGGTCTTGATGCCGGGACCGGAACGCTACGTGTGCGAGGCGTGTTCCAGAACGAGGACCGAAGCTTGCTCCCCGGAATGTTCGTGCGGATGCGAATTCCTGTCGTTGAACGAGTGGATGCCCTGCTGGTTCCCGAGCGGGCGCTCGGAACAGATCAGTCGGGCCAGTATCTACTGGTGGTCGCGGCGGATGGGACCGTGGAATACCGCCCCGTGCGAACGGGCGTCTCTGTCGATGGCTTGCGAGTCGTCGAAGGACAGATTTCGTTAAGTGACCAATTGATCGTCGACGGATTGTTACGAGCCCGACCTGGTGCCAAGGTCTCTCCGAAAACAGAACCCGCGCCCGCGACCGTGTCGTTAACGACAGGTGCTGGTCGACGTTGA
- a CDS encoding sigma 54-interacting transcriptional regulator: MPTKWIAWQQVSQSIQADDAIRVLQAVEQFVARAVPANSAAEFLRDQLPEIAGELAANSVGFFMRNPDWVAVSQHGRIGLSEMPKSLLMDVLDRDAGVVASLDSVPGTYLAATPVPSRSHTGAVLTFAGRSFPDDALPSAMLMAKAIGACLDFLARRSQSVRRIDQLQSILRISLNLSAVHETEPLLQLIAKEATRLLECDRASIFIWDKEHHELVACPALGVEGNSLRLPDNTGIVGEVIHQGVTLRIDDAYNDPRFSRKVDNASGYKTRNLLCGPLYGSDKKLLGAFEVINKNSGSFTEEDEITLADLSLQVAVALQNTRERESLLRSHHQLTQQVTKGATIIGDSPAMQAMRSTIRRLAATDLPILILGESGTGKEVVAQALHYQGPRSDRPFVAVNCAALTETLLESELFGHEKGAFTDAREMHRGKFEIAEGGTIFLDEIGDMSPGGQAKLLRVLEQKVITRVGGSLSIPINARVIAATNAHLADAVRAKKFREDLYFRLNVVTLDLPSLRERADDVLPLADHFLNLFATQARRPNLKMSPEARKRLQAHAWPGNVRELRNLMERVAFLATGDTVEVDDLAFILSPEQLNVFEPSVDMRLNEATNGFQQNFIRKAIKRVKGNMSEAAKLLGLHRSNLYRKMRQLGMSEAGGKDDDVDFPDDMV; this comes from the coding sequence GTGCCCACAAAATGGATTGCGTGGCAACAGGTTTCTCAGTCGATTCAGGCCGACGACGCGATTCGTGTGCTTCAAGCGGTCGAACAGTTCGTAGCTCGTGCAGTACCGGCGAATTCCGCAGCGGAATTCCTGCGGGATCAACTTCCCGAGATTGCTGGTGAACTTGCCGCGAACTCCGTCGGCTTTTTTATGCGCAATCCCGATTGGGTTGCCGTGAGCCAGCATGGCCGCATCGGTCTGTCCGAGATGCCGAAAAGCCTGTTGATGGATGTGCTCGACCGCGATGCGGGAGTGGTCGCCTCGCTGGATAGCGTTCCGGGGACCTACCTTGCTGCGACGCCCGTTCCCAGCCGCAGTCATACCGGCGCCGTGCTGACATTTGCCGGCCGCAGCTTTCCTGACGACGCACTGCCGTCAGCCATGCTAATGGCGAAGGCGATTGGTGCGTGTCTCGACTTTCTCGCCCGTCGCAGTCAGTCCGTGCGGAGAATCGATCAACTTCAGAGCATTCTGCGGATTTCCTTAAATCTGTCTGCCGTTCATGAAACGGAGCCGCTGCTGCAGTTGATTGCCAAAGAGGCGACTCGCCTGCTGGAATGCGATCGCGCCAGTATCTTCATCTGGGACAAAGAGCATCACGAGCTCGTCGCCTGCCCTGCGCTTGGGGTTGAAGGGAACTCGCTCAGACTTCCTGATAACACCGGAATCGTCGGTGAGGTGATTCATCAAGGGGTGACCTTGAGAATCGACGATGCCTACAACGATCCACGGTTCAGCCGAAAAGTGGATAACGCCAGCGGTTACAAAACGCGTAACCTTTTGTGCGGTCCCCTTTACGGTTCGGACAAGAAACTGCTGGGGGCGTTCGAGGTCATCAACAAAAACTCGGGGTCCTTCACTGAAGAAGACGAAATCACGCTTGCCGACCTGTCACTTCAGGTTGCGGTGGCGCTCCAGAACACGCGTGAGCGTGAGTCGTTGCTCAGGTCGCATCACCAGTTGACGCAGCAGGTGACCAAGGGGGCGACCATCATCGGCGACAGTCCGGCGATGCAGGCAATGCGAAGTACCATTCGCCGACTTGCTGCTACGGACCTTCCGATTCTTATTCTGGGCGAGAGTGGAACCGGCAAGGAGGTTGTCGCGCAGGCCCTGCATTATCAGGGGCCCCGGTCCGACCGTCCGTTCGTGGCCGTCAACTGTGCGGCGCTGACAGAGACGCTGCTTGAGAGTGAATTGTTCGGCCACGAAAAAGGGGCCTTCACTGACGCGCGCGAGATGCATCGCGGCAAGTTTGAAATCGCTGAGGGGGGGACGATCTTTCTGGATGAGATCGGTGACATGAGTCCCGGTGGGCAGGCCAAACTGCTGCGGGTGCTTGAGCAGAAAGTGATCACCCGCGTCGGGGGATCTCTTTCGATACCGATCAATGCCCGAGTGATCGCCGCCACGAATGCTCATTTGGCCGATGCGGTTCGGGCGAAGAAGTTTCGTGAGGATCTGTATTTCCGCTTAAACGTGGTCACGCTGGATCTTCCGTCGCTGCGAGAGCGGGCGGATGACGTTTTGCCACTGGCCGATCATTTTCTGAATCTGTTCGCTACTCAGGCCCGCCGCCCCAACCTGAAGATGTCGCCTGAGGCACGAAAGCGCCTGCAAGCCCATGCCTGGCCCGGCAATGTGCGAGAATTACGGAACCTGATGGAACGCGTCGCCTTTCTGGCGACAGGCGATACCGTCGAAGTCGACGACCTGGCATTCATTCTCAGTCCCGAACAGTTGAATGTCTTCGAACCCTCTGTAGACATGCGTCTCAACGAAGCCACGAACGGGTTCCAGCAAAATTTCATTCGCAAGGCAATTAAGCGGGTGAAAGGGAATATGAGTGAAGCGGCCAAGTTGCTGGGACTGCATCGATCCAATCTCTACCGCAAGATGCGCCAACTGGGGATGAGCGAGGCTGGGGGGAAGGACGACGATGTCGACTTTCCGGACGACATGGTTTAA
- a CDS encoding TetR/AcrR family transcriptional regulator — protein MTQVSRRVRDPDAVRTTVLDSALELFARYGFADTSLREISRHSGVSHPLILHHFGSKEELYSSVKRRVVEGYAQRFPAAARAINRPINLRAEMKRILTYVGENELAMKLCARTRVDGDHQVWPGEPDLLNLIRQRIEVAQQKKLIRDDLDAQQLSVMILGIVFFWLDNRLHFAERFGKPVDNDSYIDTAVKMIEEGLLVRTPKRTGKHKSSPDLDP, from the coding sequence ATGACGCAGGTGAGTCGACGCGTTCGAGACCCTGACGCCGTCCGCACGACCGTTCTCGACTCTGCGCTGGAATTGTTCGCACGATACGGCTTTGCCGATACGTCACTGCGCGAGATTTCTCGCCATTCAGGCGTCTCGCACCCTCTGATCCTGCACCACTTCGGCAGCAAGGAAGAACTCTATTCGTCAGTGAAGCGTAGAGTGGTGGAGGGCTATGCACAGCGATTTCCCGCCGCAGCCCGCGCGATCAATCGTCCCATCAATCTGCGTGCAGAGATGAAGCGGATTCTGACCTATGTAGGGGAAAATGAACTCGCCATGAAGCTCTGCGCGCGAACGCGCGTCGATGGAGACCACCAGGTCTGGCCAGGCGAACCAGACCTTCTCAACCTGATCCGGCAGCGGATCGAAGTGGCACAACAGAAGAAGCTCATTCGCGACGACCTGGACGCCCAGCAGCTCAGCGTCATGATTCTGGGGATTGTCTTCTTCTGGCTCGACAACCGCCTGCATTTCGCTGAGCGGTTTGGTAAGCCTGTTGACAATGATTCTTATATCGACACAGCAGTCAAAATGATCGAAGAGGGACTGCTCGTCCGCACTCCCAAAAGAACTGGCAAACACAAATCTTCGCCTGATCTTGATCCGTGA